AGCTCTCTGGGCCATTCGTGCTGCAAGGGCTAGGTATCTATCGAAGAGAAACATGCCCGTAAGTGAGGagggaatgaacagtcttccgcgatgtagttatctaccacaaactaccaaggttgTCATATTAACGCCtcctcgttgaatattgaatattctcgcaaacatgtgagttttcggtaccagaaaaattcgcgcaatcctatgcatctcAAAAAGGTACAAAAGGGAGcgttcgcgcaatcctatcgcagccgGTGATATTGCATGCCTTGGGGATTTACTATGTAAAGCATGagaggaaactttgcaacgtcttGTATGGTCAGGCTCATTGTAGTTTATTCTGTCcagctcctttttgcaaatacGCATTCCCATCAcgcaatgtctcaaaatttttgatcgTGTTTCTtatacttttgaagaaaaataattctttggaattttctgtaaatacGATCAAATGCGTGAAAATATTCTGAGATTTCAAAGATTGGTcagttttcttttacaaaataaaatacttgcaaagacttgcaacgtcgcaattaGAGATACACGATGTTCAAATTTATACATCGAAATATAGATTTCGTTGTTTCAAAATCCTTTGCGAAAAGGTTTTTAAAATAAGGTCCAACTCAGGAATCAACTTACAAATTGGCAAGGTAAAACCATTCCGCAAAAGTACAGACAGTAATGATGCCGCGAATACAAAAGTCTTTAGGTTTCATTTGAACTTGATATCCCCGTATAGAGAGCAATTTTCTGGCCTAATTGAACACGCTATCCTCATCCTGATCTTCAACGTGCCAGcccaaaatggacgtatttatgctaaaaggaactatgttacaagcaaaccctatgcacatagttccttttagcatgaatacgtccaaataaccgAGCACCAAAATGCTGGATCGCTCCTCAAGACCCAGAGGAAGATCGCAACGAGCTGGTCATTAAGTAGATTTTGGACGCTCTTGATTCCCCATTTTCCATTCAGTAATGAGAAGTAATCACTACGGCCAACCTCcgtgttaatgtttgtttatcCGCATCTCGTTcaatttatcaagaaaaaaaaccccaagTTGAAGCTCGACACTCAGAGGGCAGAATCTGGGCATCGAGCGGTCAATTGCAGGCCCATCGCTAGAGGCACAAAATGTATGTAAGCAATCGCGTCGTGCGCCTGTTGTAGGGGCAACAGAATCCATCGTGtctcttttttccttatttttgtaatttttcagagattccCCACTGTTTTTAGTCCCCCctctttttcatcttcttttccttttcctccatCTTACTTTTAATCATTACCTTCTTCCTCCCCAtctcctcctcctttttcttcctcttcttcctcacTTTTCTCCTATTTCTCTTTCTTATTCTTAATCGTCTTATTTCTTCATTATCTTTCTATTTACGTGAGGAAAGGGAAGGGGGAGCAAATTCGATGTTTGCATGGGTGACAATTTACCtgttattcctttttttttatttatttatttattttttttttttttttttttttttttattttttgcatttataCTTTATCATGGCGTGAAATTTCCCCACTCTGGCACGTTTGTCTTGTTGTTTTGTGatctaaattttctaaaaaattctagCGTATGTGCAGCTGCTTCTATTTCTGTATAGATATACTTCCAAGCCATGTGGTTTTATCAACTTTTTTACCTGCGCTTGCTTGTCTACCTGTTGATAGCGACTCCAATAATGCTTGCAAATCATTCGTCTTTAAAAGTCAATATAAGAAACTCGTGCTCGCAAGTTTACAGTATTTCTTGAAATCATGCCATTGTTAAGTCACCTGCTTACAATGTATCGCTGCATTTAACATTCCATGCCACATATCgaagaattctgccgtgctatggaaaaacgccgtatgaaccttcagacgtcgccaaatttcctttggtaaatcacgaattgtcgggaaaatttgtaaatattttccttccaatttttaagagaattttattcgtaatttgacctaaagtttctaaaaatttaaaggaaaaatattcatagctttcctcgaaaatagacattttatcgaaggaaattcggcaacactcgattgttcatacggcgtttttccttagcacggcagaattgctgTGCAGCATTTAAAAATCACATATGTGCATCAGCGATTAAGAGTTCGAAAAGTGTGCGAGTCAGTGGTACGAGGAAGATGTGGTATACATAATCCGAAAGATGTGCGTTTACGCTGCTATAATTATAAGGGCGAACAGttccggaggggaggggggggggggataaatgcCTTGAAGAGCAAAGTGACCGTGGCTGAGATCAACAGAGTGTTTTAGTTATGACGCCAAACTTTGGTAAATTACAGGGTCATTTTCAGACTTCTGTTAATCTAAGACGTATGCACTAATCTTCTCAACCGCACATGAGCTTATATAAATCGATGGTCAAAGATAAAAAATACGTATTTCCGTGGCGATTATTAAAAATGTCcgaatttgtttcatttcattCGTAGGAAAACAAAATATCCCCTTGAAATTGTGCGTCAAtaacaatttttgaaagcttgaagagaaaattatagaaagcagaacgaataaaaaattgaagaatttgaagaaaatttggggTTTCGAAAGAATTTAAGGAATTTGAGGAGAACCAGTGCTGTAATGCCAAAAAATTATTATGGCGTGCATTGTAagaacattcaaacgttgctaaaatcttcactgaaaaaatatatattttcgagaaaatttgcaaataatATATTGCTTTCAAGGTTTAGATGCGCCGGGGTGAATTTCGAacgaattctaaaaaaaaaagtccaaaacttcatgaggaaactcgatttttaaTCAGGAGACATGCATTCAGCAATATCTGAATATTCTCACGACTTATTCCTTTGAGCCACAACCAATGCAATACAAATATATTTCTATTATTAAATTTTAGGGGCCTAGGGGAGGAATTTTGATAGTGTTAGAATGATTGAATAGAATTGAAAAACATGAACTCACTACATAAATTACAGAAGTACTCCTTCAACATTAACTATACGAAacctccataaaaaaaaaaaaaattaaaagtatgcCTTTGAAGTGTTCCGATTAAAAGAGCATGAATCCAAACGGAGATTATGGTAGAAATAAATTAAGATCAAAATAGCATGAGTCCATTTTTTCCCATTGGGTGATCGAGTTTGACTTGAAATTGAGTCAAATCATACTGATCCCGAActgtaatttaaattttagctaaaaaaaatgcataatgccaaaatttaagttttttttgtagttctctGAAAATTGGCAGAAGACTTTGCACCCCTTCGATCCTACATGCTTCGTTTGTTCCCGTGGCCCTTACTCATAAACACCTCTAACACTGATATTATACGATTTGCAGTAACTTTTTGAACACTGTGCGTCACCTTGGATTCAGAATGCGCTAATTTTCCCGCCACCGATCGTCatggggcgggggagggggaagatTAATAATATCCCTGAAAACATGCCCTGTCCGAGTGACCACCGCGGCAAAACcagtttttctttcagtgctGGCCCGACCGGAGTCAACTGACGTTCCTTTTCTCGCAGTGCACGTCCgaagtttttagaaaaatgttcaGGTTGTTGTTGGTTACTTCGCTGGTGCTTCTGGTGACCGGTTTGCCGCAGAAAGGACCGGCATCGACGCCCCGAAAACAGTCCGTCGAGGAGGCGCTCGGCAAGAAACCGGAGGAGCTGCCCAAGACGATGAAGGAGGCGCTCAAACGCATGGAGGCCGTCGATGTGGAGAAGGTCCTCAACAACGATCGGATACTCACCAACTATCTCAAGTGCTTCTTGAACAAAGGTCCCTGCACATCCGAGGCCAAAAATGTGaaaagtgagttttttttaaaatttgcttttCTTATCACAAAAACAGGCAGCCCGGTACACTGGATCAAATCAATAGGAAGAGTCGGACAAACCTGGACATTTTGAAAGCATATATTTGCGAAAATATGAggcaaaaaagtttaagaatgGTTccattcactggtaaaaaaaaacctcttggttcaagagtgcagtttcttgtcgccgtatctaagaatctggactctttttttcaagcggattttgaattaaatcaatgcaaaatccgcttgaaacaagagttcaagatcTTAAATCCGGCGGCAGGAAACTGcacttaagtcaatgcaccgcggcattggtccaagaggttttttttttttttaccagtgttgggTTATTCGTAGCATTATCtgtcagaaacaccccttaaaattaaatctgagacaaaataaacatcaaaatttgaaactttatccaaaaatttcatgtccgacttatTCTATTAGTTTGTTACACTGTGCGCGAGTTATGTTGGGCTGCAACCATTTTAGGTGTAGACAATGTAGTTAATATCACCGAAGAAAACGGTGATAAaatagaagaggaaaaaataaataagcacAGTTATAGTAAAAACGTAAGCAcagtaaatcaattttttctggcCATTAATTATCGCGACGAATGCGCAAATTGATGATGAtataaaaaaagtggaaaaaaaatacattgaaagtTTGTTGAGACGATGCGCCAAGGGGTCGCAAATATTTTCGATTTCACTGGCTTTTCATGttgacagtctctgcaatgaaatttgaaaaatttggagataaGTGGTAAGTGCGTATACCACTGAATTCTTATCTGAATCGTCCTCAAAGCAGCAACTTCCTTAAAAGACatgttttaaagaataaaaaccgtgtacattcacttattttaaatttaagttacGCGTTTTCGTTCTTTTTAACACTTgctgtgatttttttaaaaataaatacctaaGTTTAGACATTGGAGCTCACGttcctatttttcttttatcgCACAGCGTTGAGTAAACGTCGGTAGGAAAATTGCAGGTATTCATAGTTTTGTAGTGAAGAGGCGAGCTTGTAGTCTGAAAATTTAGGTACTCAAGACCATACACCTTCAATTCAAAATCAATCTAATTATTTGAATCCACAATTGCCGCATTATAGTATTTCAAATATAGTGTTCAATTTTCAATCTATAAAATTgggctttcaatttttttgggattCTTTTGAGTTCGTGATGTGTGACGGATCACTCAGTATATACCGCggaaaacatatttttgttaaaaaagttGACTTAAGATGAGTTCACTCATGGGACGCATTTCTTGCAGAGTCACATAATATTCTTTGGACGAAAAATCTCCGTCGCACGTCGCACTACTAAACTGAACTCACAGgtcatggggaaaaaaaaacaaattgaaaaaatttcctaaaatcaaCGAGAAACAAAGATCAAGATATATAGGTAAATCTCGTGCGGAGGAGAGAAGAGGCTCAAGGCTTTAAATAGATATGACATATAGATATAGATATGACAAATAGATATGATATTTTAAGAAGAAactactttttcctcaaaatgtaGGTAAAACTGCGGGTCTACCTTAATGACCCTCTAAGAAATAAATTGTGATTCAAATTTGAGCGGGTGGTTGTGTATGAGATGgaggatgaaaaataaacaaatggtTAAGTCAAGTACCAATATCTCTTTAGGCGTACATTCCCTTTTGCTTATGCTGGGAAAGAACCGAACACTTTTCGGCCCCTTTCACAAGGCCATAAAACTCATAAGTTCTTGGTAATTGGACCATATTTTACTTGAGCCCCTCCATCAAAATTGACAAACTGCGCAGGTATaccaaaactaaaaaattggCACCGTTCCCATGCTCAAAGTAGGCAGTATGTTCAGAAGAAAACAGAAAAGAGGAACGAATAATACTAGCTGGTTTCATAAATAAATGGTATAAAAACAGCATCGAGATGATGCAAAAATGATTGCTGAAAGTTGAATGCCCGAAACTAAGTGGACCAGGAATTTAACCGTACTTATGCAAAGTGGAACTATAAATACTGGCtccgagaaaaatgtcaacattTCAACAGGAAAAGATTGCTGGAGCCTGAGGGTGGAGTACTTTTAGGATTATATTCAGATCAATAGAGTGATCCTTACTGAAAGACAGCACTTTGATTCATATTTCGTGGGACTGCAGATTCATTTGCATTAATAATCATCCTTGCCAAATTGAATGAGAAAAACATGAGTTTCTGTCTGAGACGAGAGGAAAGTCGTAAGGAATTAAATCAAACATCTGGCAGATGAATTTACAGCGTTGCGGAAAATTGTTGGGAATTCCCGTCAGTTAGACGGGAGGCCGAGGCTCCCAGGGGGGGCTTATTGGGCCCAGACGTAAACATTCTGCTAGACGCACGAAGTGagctaaaaaaatataatctggatacttgatttatttttattaatatgTGAGTAATGTTCTATGCacgcataatggagatgttgcatgtgtgaggaatttgcgatttgactattgattcttacgtaaaagtttgtgagaaacacgatggtgccactggttttctttgaaaacaactcccaagctcaaaaaaagctctcaagttgaggtcaaaatggaggggatattccaccctaccctgagagtccacatctacatcaagacaaactctccatgcaaagataggaagcaaatacattagcagtgatgccgtgttttcagttttaaagtccccgaatgaagtggcagccctgtcaatgtatttgctccctatctttggagagtttgtcttgatgtagaggtggactctcagggtagggtggaatatcccctccattttggccccaacttgagagctttttttgagcttgggagttgttttcagagaaaaccagtgacactatcgtgtttctcgcgaacttttacataggaattaacagtcaaatcgcaaattcctcacacatgcaacatcttcattcgtACAAGTTACTCAAGTATCACTATCGaatatttgtttacattttggaattaggaactattatttctgactcattttagaaacagcatgtgtggcattagtttccccatacagataggtgattttatgaaATATCGGAAATACCTAGTCGTTCCAAagtgtaaaatgtaatccaatcatTTAAATAATCGCAGTTTGCACTTGCAATCAGTAATATTTACATattgatgatgaaactgcagagatgcgtatctcggttcgtggcgttgcagacttcctgtcattctatATTTACTAGGTACATGGAAAACTCCTAGacgtcatttttttgaaaaccttgGTAATTAATCTTCTCTAagcaaagaatattctgtgaaaattgcgAATTATGATGTTGGTTCGCTctcctcttaaaaaatgaaataggggcggagattttaaaacaccgcaatttagatacgcatttttgcagttttaccatcgatatttACAATATATAGTCGTACATATTTGCATCGAGATTTGAGCGAATACATACGACACGTAGCGTTTACTTCAGTGGTCCAAAGACACATTATGATCATAATCTGCAATTATTTCATGTAAATATCCTGCGTTTTGGAAGAGGAAGTATCGcaagaaaaaacaaggaaatatGTTGTGCGAGGAATTACAATTTAATTCTGATAGATCATTATTGTAAATTATAAGGCACATTTACCACAGAGCCACGAAATACCAATACGTGAGTTGACCTGTTTGCGGTTATATTGCAGAGCGTTctcttttttcgttttcatgAAGTTAATCCCAGTTTACAAAATGGCACAATCAATCTATAcgctatttttttaatgaattttaaaaatttagttttggaTATCTGTTGGCAATAATATTGTGTAATTATTAGTGACTCGCGTTTATCTACGTTTTATttaagaaaaggaggaagaaggtAGATCGCTCTTGGTTGGAGGTCAtcgcacaatttttaaaatttttagtgcaGCTGCGAGCGATTCCAAGTCAGCGGATGAAATTTGTATTGAATGTATTAAGTGAACGTTACAATACATATTCCGTTAATATGACTTGGAATAActcaaattattttgtttaaaaaaaggaggttCGCTTTCTTCACATAAAAATGCCCTTTCGAGCTTCCTCAGCAGTTATTTCTCGGaaaaccgatttttcctctggtAACGGCAACAAAGTGCAGCAGAGTTTCCGATTCATCCATTTCCTTATTGAGTTCGCTGTTGATCAGATTAACTATAGGATGTTTACGATTGCTCTGGATGATGATATAACGTATAATTACCACTTGTCGGACAAACCAGAACTGGCGCCTCTTAAATGAGGCGTAAATCATGGCGTTTCAGAAAGGGCTTGTGTGTTCGGATCATAAAATTATGTGATTACAGACACCTAACAGACGCTATTACAAATCATCGATTCATCCTATACAGAAGTATAATGGAATCTAGTAATACCTGAGCAATTAAACCGTTAATTGTTGATGGATAAGATGTATGGaatattaagaaaaaatccgaCGGTATGAGGATCTTATAACATTACTCTGAGTATAATTTCAACGGCTTTTTATATCGTTGCCGAGGCAATGCAAACTACAAACGTGTGTCTCCAGAaaataatttcgaaaaataaattctaaaatccaGTAATCATTCACACTTTTCCCCATAATACCATTTCAAATAACAACACTATAATTAAGTGACTAATCAGAGTCCAAATATTCCGAACTATATCGAGAGTAGCCAATACGTGTTTTcccctccttttctttctctctttcagTTATAGGAATTATCTTATGGGGATTGGCTTGTTTATCGCATTAACTCACTTTTCGAATTTAGGGGCTTCAAGTTAGTAGGCGTCCACTGAATTTGTAATATTTGTATACTGTGTATTGATGGCGAAAGCATACCAAACTTCATGCGTcgatttgcaacattgcaaagctTCTTTCACAATTTACTACCCTAAAAAGTCCTAATTAGTGTTTTTGCacacaattttatttgatttttcttcgttttaacaACACCCTTtggaaattttgcgaaaaaaagtCAAGCAGTATTCTCCCCAAAACAATAAATACGAGTGAAAATTGTCTGCATGTAATCGAGATTTTCCTGATTTGATGATGCCACCATCAATATGAGAGGTAGCAGAAGCAAACCtgcaaattatttttacatttcaacAAAGTCTTCAACGATTATGCAAATCGGTCAAAAAGATTTGAAGACAAATTTCACTCactaaaacacttttttttcatactATGGACTTTGTCGTGCCCATCTGCGCTCTCACTCTCGCCTGCTTAAAATTCGAATATTTGGGTTTTATTTGGAATAAGGAACACCTatttctggctctcccataaaagcacatatctgcatagggagacGAATGGcgtgtatgttgtttctaaaatgggctagaaatagtggttacttattgcaaaatgtaatcaattttaaacttaaGAATATCGCCGTATTGCTTTTGGTCAAAGAACGCTGCTTTTATTTGATTGCTGTACCACACGGGAAGCAAAAGGAAGTCAGTCGACCGAGGTCAGTTTGGTGGAGTCATTGCACCATTCGATGAAAAGAAATTACTCCCATTTTTAACGCGATCATAACCTGAAATTAGTCAGTGATGAGTTTCGAGACTGCTCGTTAAGACATTACTTACTTCCTTCAGGGAGAAATGGAGGTTCTTAATACGTGGACCTGGGTTTCGGAGAGTTGAGTGCTGAACATTTGAATCACCTCCGCTGAACGTGAATGTCTAAATAATTAGCTTATGGAGCCTTCGCCGTATTTTATCTTTTTCGGAAGGTTAATGACTAAGAAGAAAACAAGAGACGAGTGCCATTCTAATGTGATATAATGAGGACTAAACAAGTGGTTGAAAGTGATTTGAaccatcgaagaaaattttagcGATGCTGTGAGGCTTTT
This window of the Bemisia tabaci chromosome 3, PGI_BMITA_v3 genome carries:
- the LOC109030655 gene encoding ejaculatory bulb-specific protein 3; translated protein: MFRLLLVTSLVLLVTGLPQKGPASTPRKQSVEEALGKKPEELPKTMKEALKRMEAVDVEKVLNNDRILTNYLKCFLNKGPCTSEAKNVKKFIALLVESRCVECDPKQRKIIKKSMQVVKTKKPKEYQELIKLYDPKGTQIAELEKFFASSK